In one window of Nicotiana tabacum cultivar K326 chromosome 12, ASM71507v2, whole genome shotgun sequence DNA:
- the LOC142167314 gene encoding uncharacterized protein LOC142167314: MGSLYHLTSDIEPPWLVRGDYNIILTEEEKYGGLPVYLSEVENFAHCVDTCALYDLGFKGSLYIWWNGRCDDACIFKKLDIFLANQQFQDLFAALEVEHLIKYSFDHAPILLSYNVNIVQVKKPFKFLNL; this comes from the coding sequence ATGGGCTCTTTATACCATCTAACTTCTGATATAGAACCACCTTGGCTTGTAAGAGGTGATTATAACATTATTTTGACTGAGGAAGAGAAGTATGGGGGTCTGCCTGTTTACCTTAGTGAAGTGGAGAACTTTGCACATTGTGTTGACACTTGTGCCCTCTATGATCTTGGCTTTAAAGGAAGTCTATATATATGGTGGAATGGAAGATGTGACGATGCTTGCATCTTTAAGAAGCTAGACATATTCTTAGCTAATCAACAATTTCAAGACCTATTTGCAGCTTTGGAGGTTGAACACTTAATCAAATATAGTTTTGATCATGCACCCATCTTGTTGTCTTATAATGTCAACATTGTCCAAGTCAAGAAACCATTCAAGTTTCTTAATTTATAG